A window of Acidobacteriota bacterium genomic DNA:
GTAGGTCACCGGACCACGCTGGTCGATGGCGTCGCGGTAGGGCACGCCTCCCTCCAGCCACTCGACGGCGATGAGGGCGCTCACCGACTCGTCGACATCCCGGATGGGGTAGTCGGCCAGGGGCAGGCGGAGGGCGCAGAGGAGGAGGAAGATGCCCAGGAAGAAGAACCAGAGCATCCAGCGCTCCCCCAATCCACCGCTCCGAGCTCGTTGGCTGGATTGTGGCGCGGTCATGGGGCGAAGGCTCTCATGGCCTAGATGAACCACCGATGACGACGTCCGGGGCAGCTCGGCATGATCCAGGGATCACGGCTGCGGGTGAATACCGCCCCGAAGCTCTCCGGCGCCGGTGTTGCCGAAGCTGCCGGCGAAGAGGGGAGGCAGGGCCCGGCTGTTGGGCATGGAGAGCCAGATCCTCAACAGCAGCCGCTTGAGCTGCGGATCCTCGTGGTCCTCGAAGGCGGAGCGCGAGTGGAAGTTGAGGAAGTTGTTGACGAAGAGGATGTCGCCGGGCTCCTGGCGCAGCTGGAAATGCATGTCCGGCTCGGCGCAGACGGCGTCGAGGAAGTCCAGGGCCTCCCGCTGCCGGGGCGTCATGTCCGGCAGCTCCGGCAGCTCGTAAGCGCGGTCGATGAGCACCCGCAGCACGTAGCCGACGAAGCGGTGGTCGTGGACCGCGAAGATCGGTTGGCGACACCAAGGATCGTCGTTGGCCAGGTCGACGTTGTGGGTCTTGTAAAACCAGGGGCGGTAGAGCTCTTCCAGCAGATCCGGCCGGCGCCGCAGGATTTCGTTATGCACCGCCGGCGCGCTGACCAGGTAGTTCTCGCCGCCCCTCAGGGCCTGGCGTACGCACAGGAAGCCGATGACGTCGCAGCGGTCGCAATGGAAGCGGAGTTGTTTGCGGGTGTTGGGGCCGCGGGCCTTGGGGTGATCGACGGCGTGGCCGGCGTCCTGCACCGGGAAGATCTTCTGTCCGGCGGCACTTTGGGAGACGGGAGTGCCGAGATATTGACACAGTCCCCAGAAGACCCGGCGCCGCTCTCCGCAGCTGTAACGGTGCACCGGCCAGCCGCGCAGGTAGAAGCTGCCGGAGCCGTGCTCCAAGGAGTATTGGATGGTCTTCAGGCGCTCTCCGAGAGTGGGTAGGGGAAAGTCCTCTCGGCGGATTTCCTCCAGCGGCATGCCACTCTCGGTGACGACGCCTAGGGCGGTGTCGAGCTCCTCGACCTCAGCGGAGGTCAGGCGATATTGCCAGTCTTCTCGCTGAGCCAGCTCCGAACCACGCCAAACTGCGGGGCCGTACTGTTCTTGAAATGCCACAGCTCTCCTCCCTCTCTCGACGGCCTTCTGCCAGGTTTTCAGGAGTCGGTGGCTTCGGACCGAAGCTCGTCCAAGGTATCACTCCGCCGCCGACCTTTCATCCCTTCGGGGGTTGTCGGCGCGCTCACTTGTCCTTGTCCTTGTCCTTGTCCTCGGGCTCGGGCTCGGGCCACAGGCGCATGACCCCCTCCTGGGCCACCACCGCCACCAACTGCCCCTCCCGGTCGAAGATCTTGCCCCGGGACAGGGCGCGGCCATCGGTAGCGCTGGGGCTGCCGATCTCGTAGAGCAGCCATTGGTCGACTCGGAAAGGACGCTGAAACCACAGGGCGTGGTCGAGGCTGGCGATCTGTAGCCGCGGATCGAAGATGGAGGTGCCGTGGGGCCGGGTGGCGGTGGCGATGAGGTAGTAGTCGGAAACGTAGGCGAGCATGGCGCGGTGTAGGGCATCGTCGTCGGGGAGCTCGCCGACGGCTTTGAACCAGACGCTCGCCCGGGGCTCCCGGGGCTCAGGGTCGAGGAATTGGGGCAGCTGCACCGGGCGGAATTCGAAGGGCCGCTCCTGCATCAGGTAGCGGGGCACCTTGCCGTCGGGCATGCGTTCCTGGAGCTGGCGGCGGTATTCGGTGACATCCTTCAAGGACTCCGGCGACGGAACCTGGGGCATGCTCGATTGGTGCTCCAGGCCTTGTTCGGGGATCTTAAACGATGCAGCGAGGTTGAGGATCGGCTTCCCGTGCTGGATCGCCACCACCCGGCGGCTGGTGAAGCTGCGGCCATCCCGCTGGCGGTCGACCTCGTAGATGATCGGGGAGTCGTGATCACCCTTGCGCAGAAAGTACGCATGGAGGGAGTGGGCTACCCGGCCCTCGACGGTGTTGTTGGCGGCGGACAGCGCCTGCCCCAGCACCTGGCCACCAAAGACTTGGGAGGTGCCGATATCCCGGCTTTCGCCGCGGAAGAGGTTGGTGTCGAGTTTTTCGAGGGAAAGTAAGTGGATCAGGTCCTTGAGAATATCTTGCACGGAAACTTCCTTTGATCAGCTTGCGAGTGGAATCGAGGGGGTGGGCTGGGCGGTGGCTGCTCAACCCTCCGACGGTTCGTCCAGAGCCATGAGGACCCTCCGCAGCGCCTCCGCAGCGGAGGTCTCGCCGCGCAGATAGGGCATCCAATGATCTTGGAGAGGTTGCCAGAGAGGCTGCCAATGGCCGCGAAAGACTCCTTGGGCTTCGGCGTAGGGTTGGCGGGGGCCTTCGCCGGCGGCCTCCAGGACTTCCCGGGCGGCTTCGCCGGCGGTGACGAAGAGGATGCCGTGCCAGAGGCTGCGGGGGGTCTCGATACCGGTTTCCTCGGAGGCTTCCCGGATCATCTCCGCCACCGGCCCGGAGCGACCGGAGAGGAGTTCGTGGCTGGCCTCGTGGAAAATCATTTCCAGGGCGTCGTAGCCCTGATACCCGGGGTTGGTGCTGCTCATCTGGATGTGGGTTTTGGGTCGGCCGATGGTGTCGGCGCCGGCCCAGCCGACGGTTTCGACGATGTCGACGGGGATGGGCAGCTGGCGCCAGGAGGCTCCCATCCAGCCGGTGATGCGGCCGGCGATGGCGTCACCGTGCTGGCTCAGACGACCGCCGAGCTCGGCGATCCAGCGTCGGTTGGCGGCATCCTGCTCGGGCCACCGGCAGGTGCGGTAGGCGGGGGCTGCGGCGCGCAGAAGGAGGATGGAGACGCGGCGGTACTCCTGGGACTCGGCGCTGAAGTCGATGTCCAGGTTCGCCAGATAGGAGCGCAGGACGAAGCGCTCGGTGCTGAAGTCGGAAGTGGCGGCGACGGTGTCGGCGAAATAGTCCACCGCCGCCTCCCAGCCGGCACGCTGGGACTTTCCGAGGTCGGCGAAGCATTCCGTGGACCGCAGCGGGTCCTCTCGATCCTTGAGCTGTCCCGTAGCGGTGGTGAGCAGGGCGTCGTAGAGATTGAAGCCGAAGTGGGAGTAGAAGGTGAAGTGATGAGTCTCCAGCACCGGCTCTCGGGCTTCCAGATCCTCGGGCCATGCTTCCTGCGTCACCCCTTCGGCGGCTGCTACCTCGGCCGCCGAGAGGAAGGGGCAGGTCAGCAGGCCGCCGAGGCAGAGGAGGTGGAAGGAGAAGGCCAGCGGGAGCCTCACCGCCGACCTCATGCCGCGTCCTCCTGAGGGGGCGCCTCCTCGGCCGCTTCGGTGCCCTCGTCCGGCGTCTCCGTCGCCGAATCCTGCTGCTGCCAGCCCAGGATGTGATCCACCGCGCCTACCGCCAGCGGGTGGTAGAGGGGGCGGGCCTGCTGGTAGATCTCGAGGCCGCGGGCTCGGCCTTCCTCGGTCTCCGCCAGAGCGCGGTAGAGGGGCGCGAGGAATTTGATCCGGCCCATGCTGGTGAGGAAGCTCTCCAGAGCCGGATAGGCGGCTGCATAGTCGTGGGCGATGGCCAGCTGCAACCACTCGTTCTTGATCTCCGCGTTGCCCGCCTGGGTGAAGGCCAGGGCTTTGTCCAGCCGGGCGAGGTCGTCGGCGGTGAGATCCTCGGGGAGGTTCCTGAGGAAGTGCAGCCAGTGGTGGGTGGTCCAGCCGGTTCGGTCGATCTGGCCGGGGGCCGTACCCGCCGCCAGCGCCGCCAGCTGCCGGTCGACGCCTTCGAAGGCGTCCGGGGCGGGCTCGGAGACGTTGGCCGGGAGGCCTGGCTCGTAGACCCATTCGTCGATGCGCAGAGCTTCCTCCAGCGAGTCATCGCCGGACACCAGCGCCTGGCGCAGATAGGCGACGAATTGATCGCTGGCCATGGGCTGGAAGGCATAGCGGTCGAAGTAGGTGCGCAGGAAGTTGTCGAAACGCTCCCGGCCCACCGTCTCCTCAATGGTGCGCAGGAAGAAGTAGCCCTTCTCGTAGGCGATGTCGGAGAAGACCTCGTCGGGGTCGTCCTCCTGTCCAACCTTCAGGTGCAGCTGGGTCTTGGAGCTCTCGGGTCCGTACTCCTCGAGGGCTGCCTGCAGATCCTGATAGCCCAGCTCCGCCAGCATCTCGGAGTACTGACGGCCTTCCAGCTCTTCCATGATGCGGCGCTCGAAGTAGACGGTGAAGCCCTCGTTGAGCCATAGATCCTCCCAGGTGGCGTTGGTCACCAGGTTGCCGGACCAGGAGTGGGCGAGCTCGTGGGCCACCAAGGTCACCAGCGAACGGTCGCCGGCGATGATGGTGGGGGTGGCGAAGGTCAGCCGCGGGTTCTCCATGCCGCCGAAGGGGAAGCTGGGCGGCAGCAC
This region includes:
- a CDS encoding M1 family metallopeptidase — protein: MHSDPLSRLVLELRRGAHRVPAAALLLLTLFSACAGPGDDSSEAGIGDSTPAVVDSQSFARPDQVAVRELALDLDVDFDNRRLEGTASLHLDRRAPNAQELVLDTRQLEIRKVTLGDGQEVDFTLGEEVPLLGQSLTIPIQPDTEVVHVEYATSPDAIALQWLEPEQTAGGEHPFLFTQSQPTFARTWIPLQDTPQVRLTYKATVRVPAELLALMSASNPQQRSSDGIYRFEMPQAIPSYLIALAVGDLSFQSLGEHTGVYAEPPVLEAAAWEFDDTEAMLTRAEKLYGSYRWERFDILVLPPSFPFGGMENPRLTFATPTIIAGDRSLVTLVAHELAHSWSGNLVTNATWEDLWLNEGFTVYFERRIMEELEGRQYSEMLAELGYQDLQAALEEYGPESSKTQLHLKVGQEDDPDEVFSDIAYEKGYFFLRTIEETVGRERFDNFLRTYFDRYAFQPMASDQFVAYLRQALVSGDDSLEEALRIDEWVYEPGLPANVSEPAPDAFEGVDRQLAALAAGTAPGQIDRTGWTTHHWLHFLRNLPEDLTADDLARLDKALAFTQAGNAEIKNEWLQLAIAHDYAAAYPALESFLTSMGRIKFLAPLYRALAETEEGRARGLEIYQQARPLYHPLAVGAVDHILGWQQQDSATETPDEGTEAAEEAPPQEDAA
- the tesB gene encoding acyl-CoA thioesterase II yields the protein MQDILKDLIHLLSLEKLDTNLFRGESRDIGTSQVFGGQVLGQALSAANNTVEGRVAHSLHAYFLRKGDHDSPIIYEVDRQRDGRSFTSRRVVAIQHGKPILNLAASFKIPEQGLEHQSSMPQVPSPESLKDVTEYRRQLQERMPDGKVPRYLMQERPFEFRPVQLPQFLDPEPREPRASVWFKAVGELPDDDALHRAMLAYVSDYYLIATATRPHGTSIFDPRLQIASLDHALWFQRPFRVDQWLLYEIGSPSATDGRALSRGKIFDREGQLVAVVAQEGVMRLWPEPEPEDKDKDKDK
- a CDS encoding TauD/TfdA family dioxygenase; amino-acid sequence: MAFQEQYGPAVWRGSELAQREDWQYRLTSAEVEELDTALGVVTESGMPLEEIRREDFPLPTLGERLKTIQYSLEHGSGSFYLRGWPVHRYSCGERRRVFWGLCQYLGTPVSQSAAGQKIFPVQDAGHAVDHPKARGPNTRKQLRFHCDRCDVIGFLCVRQALRGGENYLVSAPAVHNEILRRRPDLLEELYRPWFYKTHNVDLANDDPWCRQPIFAVHDHRFVGYVLRVLIDRAYELPELPDMTPRQREALDFLDAVCAEPDMHFQLRQEPGDILFVNNFLNFHSRSAFEDHEDPQLKRLLLRIWLSMPNSRALPPLFAGSFGNTGAGELRGGIHPQP